Proteins encoded in a region of the Larimichthys crocea isolate SSNF chromosome XVI, L_crocea_2.0, whole genome shotgun sequence genome:
- the LOC109138259 gene encoding integrin alpha-M-like isoform X1 — protein sequence MDRIITTIVFLSVLKAALCFNIDPVAWKSLSNDAAGFGYQVVQRSSDLLVSAPLEQFAPNGRGQIYKCSTTSCQKLSVPQPDFAVNMSLGLTMTSDPITQNTMACGPTIPKDCQSITMYNGVCFNIDRSDHVGSAVPSSLPECQIEADIAFLLDGSGSVNSNDFQRMKVFVKDLVRSFVGQDTQFAISQFSTGFKVHYYFNTFSTQNWQGQIDGIRQLGGWTYTANAIKRVVQDVFSPYRGARPKVKRVLIVITDGESNDRNDLRGASNLAGNAKIVRFAIGVGSAFDKTDAKEELKTIASSPPDEHVFQVGNFGALETIRNNLQEKIFSIEGSQTDGESLKLEMSQEGFSAAYVPKGFQMGIVGANQWKGGYMKYTSSGMKSGSYEPLNVESDSYLGYSMAVANTRQGSMTIVGAPRYQHRGVVMAVDPSGNFKKIDPFPWQFQSGEYFGAEVCTMDVDRDTYTDLIFISAPMYMDTDREGRVYVCSLSVLNVDCHLDSPFVLRGEASDRGRFGSSLAVLPDLNTDGLNDLAVGAPLEDDGQGSIYIFHGEPGGRISRLHTQRIAGSKVQSGLKFFGMSISQSSFDLSQDLLPDLAVGSKGKVILLRSKPIVLVEATVSFSPSQIPTQKGDCSQPLRTKAEICFTMTKRSSVDQASARINCNFTLDSTRKAPNNRAYISEKQRMTNKSVDLDLRQPKCFDVNFFVEPCPEDALNVLSNELTFTFEGLPSEILNLSPSLALKAQTTTFHPLGFEINCGTDNNCVDNLKVDFNFTTSLEVKVGIDELLDVTVSVENSEENSYNSRVIVTYPAGLSFRKFTILQGRIECNSLDSEGLSEGRTDCTIDKPIFKTNTKAFFIISYGIETNSQLDKMIFITANATSGNNEHSVSSELYKQKSIPVKYSIFVTFESTLSYNNFTFGKDDLEKPVQQSIVVTNDIRTLNFTVVIRVPVKLGDKDIWADSSSLQFPDCQRDKDEEPLVKDFVAQIQKNKLVDCSVAQCRVFKCNMFMGRLERKTLKISANLSSRWIQQIGLKSAKYLLTSTASLEYDRNQYIFFSTGSNNNPPIRKIEAEVEVYSEPDFTKEIVGGSLGGLALLALLTAGLYKAGFFKSKYNDMINADEADPGDDGEPEQTPEA from the exons ATGGACAGGATAATTACCACTATTGTATTCTTGTCAG TGTTAAAAGCTGCACTTTGTTTTAATATCGACCCCGTGGCTTGGAAGTCCCTCAGTAATGATGCTGCAGGTTTTGGATACCAGGTGGTGCAGAGATCATCAGA tttgCTGGTCAGTGCTCCTCTTGAACAGTTTGCACCGAATGGAAGGGgtcaaatatataaatgttctACCACATCCTGTCAAAAACTTTCAGTTCCAC agCCAGACTTTGCAGTCAACATGTCCCTTGGTTTGACAATGACAAGTGATCCTATCACACAAAACACCATG GCATGTGGACCAACCATCCCAAAGGACTGTCAGAGTATTACCATGTACAATGGTGTATGCTTTAACATAGACCGTTCTGATCATGTTGGAAGTGCTGTGCCATCTTCTCTTCCAG AGTGTCAAATTGAAGCTGACATTGCATTTCTGTTGGATGGCTCAGGCAGCGtaaattcaaatgattttcAAAGAATGAAGGTGTTTGTGAAAGATCTGGTTAGATCGTTCGTTGGACAAGACACACAG tttgccATTTCCCAGTTCTCCACAGGATTCAAAGTCCATTactattttaatacatttagcACTCAAAATTGGCAAGGACAAATTGATGGAATACGTCAGTTAGGTGGATGGACTTACACAGCAAATGCCATCAAACGTGTTGT CCAAGATGTCTTCTCACCATATCGTGGTGCCAGGCCAAAAGTCAAGAGGGTTTTAATAGTCATTACAGATGGAGAGTCTAATGATCGGAATGATTTGCGAGGTGCATCAAATTTAGCAGGAAATGCAAAGATTGTTCGATTTGCTATTGGG GTGGGGAGTGCATTTGATAAAACCGATGCAAAAGAGGAACTGAAAACCATTGCATCTTCTCCCCCAGACGAACATGTGTTTCAAGTGGGGAACTTTGGTGCACTTGAAACAATAAGAAACAATTTGCAGGAAAAAATCTTTTCCATTGAAG GATCTCAAACAGATGGAGAGTCACTGAAATTGGAAATGTCTCAGGAGGGATTCAGTGCAGCTTATGTGCCCAAG GGATTTCAAATGGGTATTGTTGGTGCCAACCAGTGGAAGGGAGGCTACATGAAATACACAAGCTCAGGCATGAAGAGTGGCTCTTATGAGCCTTTGAATGTGGAGTCTGACAGCTATCTGG GTTACTCCATGGCAGTTGCTAACACGAGGCAAGGCTCGATGACAATTGTTGGTGCTCCAAGATATCAACACAGAGGAGTTGTGATGGCAGTTGATCCAAGCGGCAATTTCAAAAAGATTGATCCCTTTCCatggcag TTTCAGAGTGGTGAATATTTTGGGGCAGAGGTTTGTACCATGGATGTGGATCGTGACACCTACACTGACCTAATCTTCATATCTGCCCCTATGTATATGGACACTGACAGAGAAGGAAGAGTTTACGTTTGCAGCTTAAGTGTTTTG AATGTCGACTGTCACTTAGATTCTCCATTTGTACTAAGAGGGGAAGCATCTGACAGAGGAAGGTTTGGGTCTTCTCTTGCTGTTCTGCCTGATCTTAACACAGATGGTCTTAATGATTTGGCCGTTGGAGCACCTTTGGAGGATGATGGTCAAGGCAGCATTTACATATTCCACGGTGAACCAGGAGGAAGAATCAGTCGTCTACATACCCAG AGAATTGCTGGATCTAAAGTCCAGTCAGGACTGAAGTTCTTCGGGATGTCGATCAGTCAGTCATCTTTTGACCTGAGTCAAGACCTTCTGCCTGACTTAGCGGTGGGTTCAAAGGGTAAAGTTATTTTACTCAG ATCAAAGCCTATCGTATTGGTGGAAGCTACAGTGTCTTTCAGCCCAAGTCAAATCCCTACTCAAAAGGGAGACTGCTCACAACCATTGAGGACCAAAGCTGAAATCTGTTTTACCATGACCAAACGCTCTTCAGTAGACCAAG CAAGTGCAAGAATCAACTGTAATTTTACACTGGATTCCACCCGTAAGGCCCCAAACAACCGAGCTTACATCAGTGAGAAACAACGaatgacaaacaaatcagtTGATCTTGACTTACGACAGCCAAAGTGCTTTGATGTGAACTTCTTTGTTGAG CCTTGTCCTGAAGATGCTCTCAATGTACTGTCCAATGAACTCACATTCACCTTTGAGGGTTTGCCTTCTGAAATATTAAATCTCAGCCCAAGTCTCGCCCTGAAGGCTCAGACAACTACTTTTCATCCT TTAGGGTTCGAAATCAACTGCGGCACTGACAATAATTGTGTGGATAATCTGAAAGTGGATTTCAACTTCACTAC ATCCTTAGAGGTTAAAGTGGGCATTGATGAACTGTTGGATGTCACCGTGTCAGTGGAGAACAGCGAGGAAAACTCCTACAACAGCCGTGTCATTGTCACATACCCAGCCGGGCTCTCCTTTAGAAAGTTCACGATTCTGCAG GGAAGAATTGAGTGCAACTCCTTGGACAGTGAAGGCTTGTCGGAAGGAAGGACTGACTGCACTATTGACAAGCCAATTTTCAAGACCAACACCAAG GCTTTCTTCATCATCTCCTATGGGATTGAAACCAATAGTCAACttgacaaaatgatttttatcacTGCAAATGCAACCAG TGGGAACAACGAGCACTCAGTGTCAAGCGAACTCTACAAACAGAAATCAATTCCTGTGAAGTACAgcatttttgttacatttgaaaG TACTCTCAGCTACAACAATTTCACTTTCGGGAAGGATGATTTGGAGAAACCAGTCCAACAATCAATTGTG GTCACAAATGATATCAGAACACTGAATTTCACTGTGGTGATCAGGGTGCCAGTAAAGCTCGGTGATAAAGACATCTGGGCGGATTCAAGCAGTTTGCAG TTTCCAGACTGccaaagagacaaagatgaagaaCCACTGGTCAAAGATTTTGTTGCTcagatacagaaaaataaattagtG GACTGCTCTGTAGCCCAGTGCAGAGTGTTCAAGTGCAATATGTTCATGGGAAGACTGGAGAGGAAAACTCTCAAAATCTCTGCCAACCTTAGCTCACGATGGATACAGCAG ATTGGACTTAAATCTGCCAAGTATCTCTTGACCAGCACTGCCAGTCTGGAGTACGACAGAAACCAGTACATCTTCTTTTCAACAGGGTCTAATAACAACCCACCCATTCGCAAG ATTGAGGCAGAGGTGGAAGTGTATTCTGAACCAGACTTCACCAAAGAGATTGTTGGAGGATCCCTGGGAGGGTTGGCTCTACTGGCTTTACTGACCGCAGGCCTGTATAAG GCTGGATTCTTCAAGAGTAAATACAACGACATGATCAATGCTGATGAAGCAGATCCAGGGGATGATGGTGAACCCGAACAAACACCAGAAGCATAA
- the LOC109138259 gene encoding integrin alpha-M-like isoform X2, which produces MDRIITTIVFLSVLKAALCFNIDPVAWKSLSNDAAGFGYQVVQRSSDLLVSAPLEQFAPNGRGQIYKCSTTSCQKLSVPQCQIEADIAFLLDGSGSVNSNDFQRMKVFVKDLVRSFVGQDTQFAISQFSTGFKVHYYFNTFSTQNWQGQIDGIRQLGGWTYTANAIKRVVQDVFSPYRGARPKVKRVLIVITDGESNDRNDLRGASNLAGNAKIVRFAIGVGSAFDKTDAKEELKTIASSPPDEHVFQVGNFGALETIRNNLQEKIFSIEGSQTDGESLKLEMSQEGFSAAYVPKGFQMGIVGANQWKGGYMKYTSSGMKSGSYEPLNVESDSYLGYSMAVANTRQGSMTIVGAPRYQHRGVVMAVDPSGNFKKIDPFPWQFQSGEYFGAEVCTMDVDRDTYTDLIFISAPMYMDTDREGRVYVCSLSVLNVDCHLDSPFVLRGEASDRGRFGSSLAVLPDLNTDGLNDLAVGAPLEDDGQGSIYIFHGEPGGRISRLHTQRIAGSKVQSGLKFFGMSISQSSFDLSQDLLPDLAVGSKGKVILLRSKPIVLVEATVSFSPSQIPTQKGDCSQPLRTKAEICFTMTKRSSVDQASARINCNFTLDSTRKAPNNRAYISEKQRMTNKSVDLDLRQPKCFDVNFFVEPCPEDALNVLSNELTFTFEGLPSEILNLSPSLALKAQTTTFHPLGFEINCGTDNNCVDNLKVDFNFTTSLEVKVGIDELLDVTVSVENSEENSYNSRVIVTYPAGLSFRKFTILQGRIECNSLDSEGLSEGRTDCTIDKPIFKTNTKAFFIISYGIETNSQLDKMIFITANATSGNNEHSVSSELYKQKSIPVKYSIFVTFESTLSYNNFTFGKDDLEKPVQQSIVVTNDIRTLNFTVVIRVPVKLGDKDIWADSSSLQFPDCQRDKDEEPLVKDFVAQIQKNKLVDCSVAQCRVFKCNMFMGRLERKTLKISANLSSRWIQQIGLKSAKYLLTSTASLEYDRNQYIFFSTGSNNNPPIRKIEAEVEVYSEPDFTKEIVGGSLGGLALLALLTAGLYKAGFFKSKYNDMINADEADPGDDGEPEQTPEA; this is translated from the exons ATGGACAGGATAATTACCACTATTGTATTCTTGTCAG TGTTAAAAGCTGCACTTTGTTTTAATATCGACCCCGTGGCTTGGAAGTCCCTCAGTAATGATGCTGCAGGTTTTGGATACCAGGTGGTGCAGAGATCATCAGA tttgCTGGTCAGTGCTCCTCTTGAACAGTTTGCACCGAATGGAAGGGgtcaaatatataaatgttctACCACATCCTGTCAAAAACTTTCAGTTCCAC AGTGTCAAATTGAAGCTGACATTGCATTTCTGTTGGATGGCTCAGGCAGCGtaaattcaaatgattttcAAAGAATGAAGGTGTTTGTGAAAGATCTGGTTAGATCGTTCGTTGGACAAGACACACAG tttgccATTTCCCAGTTCTCCACAGGATTCAAAGTCCATTactattttaatacatttagcACTCAAAATTGGCAAGGACAAATTGATGGAATACGTCAGTTAGGTGGATGGACTTACACAGCAAATGCCATCAAACGTGTTGT CCAAGATGTCTTCTCACCATATCGTGGTGCCAGGCCAAAAGTCAAGAGGGTTTTAATAGTCATTACAGATGGAGAGTCTAATGATCGGAATGATTTGCGAGGTGCATCAAATTTAGCAGGAAATGCAAAGATTGTTCGATTTGCTATTGGG GTGGGGAGTGCATTTGATAAAACCGATGCAAAAGAGGAACTGAAAACCATTGCATCTTCTCCCCCAGACGAACATGTGTTTCAAGTGGGGAACTTTGGTGCACTTGAAACAATAAGAAACAATTTGCAGGAAAAAATCTTTTCCATTGAAG GATCTCAAACAGATGGAGAGTCACTGAAATTGGAAATGTCTCAGGAGGGATTCAGTGCAGCTTATGTGCCCAAG GGATTTCAAATGGGTATTGTTGGTGCCAACCAGTGGAAGGGAGGCTACATGAAATACACAAGCTCAGGCATGAAGAGTGGCTCTTATGAGCCTTTGAATGTGGAGTCTGACAGCTATCTGG GTTACTCCATGGCAGTTGCTAACACGAGGCAAGGCTCGATGACAATTGTTGGTGCTCCAAGATATCAACACAGAGGAGTTGTGATGGCAGTTGATCCAAGCGGCAATTTCAAAAAGATTGATCCCTTTCCatggcag TTTCAGAGTGGTGAATATTTTGGGGCAGAGGTTTGTACCATGGATGTGGATCGTGACACCTACACTGACCTAATCTTCATATCTGCCCCTATGTATATGGACACTGACAGAGAAGGAAGAGTTTACGTTTGCAGCTTAAGTGTTTTG AATGTCGACTGTCACTTAGATTCTCCATTTGTACTAAGAGGGGAAGCATCTGACAGAGGAAGGTTTGGGTCTTCTCTTGCTGTTCTGCCTGATCTTAACACAGATGGTCTTAATGATTTGGCCGTTGGAGCACCTTTGGAGGATGATGGTCAAGGCAGCATTTACATATTCCACGGTGAACCAGGAGGAAGAATCAGTCGTCTACATACCCAG AGAATTGCTGGATCTAAAGTCCAGTCAGGACTGAAGTTCTTCGGGATGTCGATCAGTCAGTCATCTTTTGACCTGAGTCAAGACCTTCTGCCTGACTTAGCGGTGGGTTCAAAGGGTAAAGTTATTTTACTCAG ATCAAAGCCTATCGTATTGGTGGAAGCTACAGTGTCTTTCAGCCCAAGTCAAATCCCTACTCAAAAGGGAGACTGCTCACAACCATTGAGGACCAAAGCTGAAATCTGTTTTACCATGACCAAACGCTCTTCAGTAGACCAAG CAAGTGCAAGAATCAACTGTAATTTTACACTGGATTCCACCCGTAAGGCCCCAAACAACCGAGCTTACATCAGTGAGAAACAACGaatgacaaacaaatcagtTGATCTTGACTTACGACAGCCAAAGTGCTTTGATGTGAACTTCTTTGTTGAG CCTTGTCCTGAAGATGCTCTCAATGTACTGTCCAATGAACTCACATTCACCTTTGAGGGTTTGCCTTCTGAAATATTAAATCTCAGCCCAAGTCTCGCCCTGAAGGCTCAGACAACTACTTTTCATCCT TTAGGGTTCGAAATCAACTGCGGCACTGACAATAATTGTGTGGATAATCTGAAAGTGGATTTCAACTTCACTAC ATCCTTAGAGGTTAAAGTGGGCATTGATGAACTGTTGGATGTCACCGTGTCAGTGGAGAACAGCGAGGAAAACTCCTACAACAGCCGTGTCATTGTCACATACCCAGCCGGGCTCTCCTTTAGAAAGTTCACGATTCTGCAG GGAAGAATTGAGTGCAACTCCTTGGACAGTGAAGGCTTGTCGGAAGGAAGGACTGACTGCACTATTGACAAGCCAATTTTCAAGACCAACACCAAG GCTTTCTTCATCATCTCCTATGGGATTGAAACCAATAGTCAACttgacaaaatgatttttatcacTGCAAATGCAACCAG TGGGAACAACGAGCACTCAGTGTCAAGCGAACTCTACAAACAGAAATCAATTCCTGTGAAGTACAgcatttttgttacatttgaaaG TACTCTCAGCTACAACAATTTCACTTTCGGGAAGGATGATTTGGAGAAACCAGTCCAACAATCAATTGTG GTCACAAATGATATCAGAACACTGAATTTCACTGTGGTGATCAGGGTGCCAGTAAAGCTCGGTGATAAAGACATCTGGGCGGATTCAAGCAGTTTGCAG TTTCCAGACTGccaaagagacaaagatgaagaaCCACTGGTCAAAGATTTTGTTGCTcagatacagaaaaataaattagtG GACTGCTCTGTAGCCCAGTGCAGAGTGTTCAAGTGCAATATGTTCATGGGAAGACTGGAGAGGAAAACTCTCAAAATCTCTGCCAACCTTAGCTCACGATGGATACAGCAG ATTGGACTTAAATCTGCCAAGTATCTCTTGACCAGCACTGCCAGTCTGGAGTACGACAGAAACCAGTACATCTTCTTTTCAACAGGGTCTAATAACAACCCACCCATTCGCAAG ATTGAGGCAGAGGTGGAAGTGTATTCTGAACCAGACTTCACCAAAGAGATTGTTGGAGGATCCCTGGGAGGGTTGGCTCTACTGGCTTTACTGACCGCAGGCCTGTATAAG GCTGGATTCTTCAAGAGTAAATACAACGACATGATCAATGCTGATGAAGCAGATCCAGGGGATGATGGTGAACCCGAACAAACACCAGAAGCATAA
- the LOC109138259 gene encoding integrin alpha-M-like isoform X3, which produces MMLQVLDTRWCRDHQKPDFAVNMSLGLTMTSDPITQNTMACGPTIPKDCQSITMYNGVCFNIDRSDHVGSAVPSSLPECQIEADIAFLLDGSGSVNSNDFQRMKVFVKDLVRSFVGQDTQFAISQFSTGFKVHYYFNTFSTQNWQGQIDGIRQLGGWTYTANAIKRVVQDVFSPYRGARPKVKRVLIVITDGESNDRNDLRGASNLAGNAKIVRFAIGVGSAFDKTDAKEELKTIASSPPDEHVFQVGNFGALETIRNNLQEKIFSIEGSQTDGESLKLEMSQEGFSAAYVPKGFQMGIVGANQWKGGYMKYTSSGMKSGSYEPLNVESDSYLGYSMAVANTRQGSMTIVGAPRYQHRGVVMAVDPSGNFKKIDPFPWQFQSGEYFGAEVCTMDVDRDTYTDLIFISAPMYMDTDREGRVYVCSLSVLNVDCHLDSPFVLRGEASDRGRFGSSLAVLPDLNTDGLNDLAVGAPLEDDGQGSIYIFHGEPGGRISRLHTQRIAGSKVQSGLKFFGMSISQSSFDLSQDLLPDLAVGSKGKVILLRSKPIVLVEATVSFSPSQIPTQKGDCSQPLRTKAEICFTMTKRSSVDQASARINCNFTLDSTRKAPNNRAYISEKQRMTNKSVDLDLRQPKCFDVNFFVEPCPEDALNVLSNELTFTFEGLPSEILNLSPSLALKAQTTTFHPLGFEINCGTDNNCVDNLKVDFNFTTSLEVKVGIDELLDVTVSVENSEENSYNSRVIVTYPAGLSFRKFTILQGRIECNSLDSEGLSEGRTDCTIDKPIFKTNTKAFFIISYGIETNSQLDKMIFITANATSGNNEHSVSSELYKQKSIPVKYSIFVTFESTLSYNNFTFGKDDLEKPVQQSIVVTNDIRTLNFTVVIRVPVKLGDKDIWADSSSLQFPDCQRDKDEEPLVKDFVAQIQKNKLVDCSVAQCRVFKCNMFMGRLERKTLKISANLSSRWIQQIGLKSAKYLLTSTASLEYDRNQYIFFSTGSNNNPPIRKIEAEVEVYSEPDFTKEIVGGSLGGLALLALLTAGLYKAGFFKSKYNDMINADEADPGDDGEPEQTPEA; this is translated from the exons ATGATGCTGCAGGTTTTGGATACCAGGTGGTGCAGAGATCATCAGA agCCAGACTTTGCAGTCAACATGTCCCTTGGTTTGACAATGACAAGTGATCCTATCACACAAAACACCATG GCATGTGGACCAACCATCCCAAAGGACTGTCAGAGTATTACCATGTACAATGGTGTATGCTTTAACATAGACCGTTCTGATCATGTTGGAAGTGCTGTGCCATCTTCTCTTCCAG AGTGTCAAATTGAAGCTGACATTGCATTTCTGTTGGATGGCTCAGGCAGCGtaaattcaaatgattttcAAAGAATGAAGGTGTTTGTGAAAGATCTGGTTAGATCGTTCGTTGGACAAGACACACAG tttgccATTTCCCAGTTCTCCACAGGATTCAAAGTCCATTactattttaatacatttagcACTCAAAATTGGCAAGGACAAATTGATGGAATACGTCAGTTAGGTGGATGGACTTACACAGCAAATGCCATCAAACGTGTTGT CCAAGATGTCTTCTCACCATATCGTGGTGCCAGGCCAAAAGTCAAGAGGGTTTTAATAGTCATTACAGATGGAGAGTCTAATGATCGGAATGATTTGCGAGGTGCATCAAATTTAGCAGGAAATGCAAAGATTGTTCGATTTGCTATTGGG GTGGGGAGTGCATTTGATAAAACCGATGCAAAAGAGGAACTGAAAACCATTGCATCTTCTCCCCCAGACGAACATGTGTTTCAAGTGGGGAACTTTGGTGCACTTGAAACAATAAGAAACAATTTGCAGGAAAAAATCTTTTCCATTGAAG GATCTCAAACAGATGGAGAGTCACTGAAATTGGAAATGTCTCAGGAGGGATTCAGTGCAGCTTATGTGCCCAAG GGATTTCAAATGGGTATTGTTGGTGCCAACCAGTGGAAGGGAGGCTACATGAAATACACAAGCTCAGGCATGAAGAGTGGCTCTTATGAGCCTTTGAATGTGGAGTCTGACAGCTATCTGG GTTACTCCATGGCAGTTGCTAACACGAGGCAAGGCTCGATGACAATTGTTGGTGCTCCAAGATATCAACACAGAGGAGTTGTGATGGCAGTTGATCCAAGCGGCAATTTCAAAAAGATTGATCCCTTTCCatggcag TTTCAGAGTGGTGAATATTTTGGGGCAGAGGTTTGTACCATGGATGTGGATCGTGACACCTACACTGACCTAATCTTCATATCTGCCCCTATGTATATGGACACTGACAGAGAAGGAAGAGTTTACGTTTGCAGCTTAAGTGTTTTG AATGTCGACTGTCACTTAGATTCTCCATTTGTACTAAGAGGGGAAGCATCTGACAGAGGAAGGTTTGGGTCTTCTCTTGCTGTTCTGCCTGATCTTAACACAGATGGTCTTAATGATTTGGCCGTTGGAGCACCTTTGGAGGATGATGGTCAAGGCAGCATTTACATATTCCACGGTGAACCAGGAGGAAGAATCAGTCGTCTACATACCCAG AGAATTGCTGGATCTAAAGTCCAGTCAGGACTGAAGTTCTTCGGGATGTCGATCAGTCAGTCATCTTTTGACCTGAGTCAAGACCTTCTGCCTGACTTAGCGGTGGGTTCAAAGGGTAAAGTTATTTTACTCAG ATCAAAGCCTATCGTATTGGTGGAAGCTACAGTGTCTTTCAGCCCAAGTCAAATCCCTACTCAAAAGGGAGACTGCTCACAACCATTGAGGACCAAAGCTGAAATCTGTTTTACCATGACCAAACGCTCTTCAGTAGACCAAG CAAGTGCAAGAATCAACTGTAATTTTACACTGGATTCCACCCGTAAGGCCCCAAACAACCGAGCTTACATCAGTGAGAAACAACGaatgacaaacaaatcagtTGATCTTGACTTACGACAGCCAAAGTGCTTTGATGTGAACTTCTTTGTTGAG CCTTGTCCTGAAGATGCTCTCAATGTACTGTCCAATGAACTCACATTCACCTTTGAGGGTTTGCCTTCTGAAATATTAAATCTCAGCCCAAGTCTCGCCCTGAAGGCTCAGACAACTACTTTTCATCCT TTAGGGTTCGAAATCAACTGCGGCACTGACAATAATTGTGTGGATAATCTGAAAGTGGATTTCAACTTCACTAC ATCCTTAGAGGTTAAAGTGGGCATTGATGAACTGTTGGATGTCACCGTGTCAGTGGAGAACAGCGAGGAAAACTCCTACAACAGCCGTGTCATTGTCACATACCCAGCCGGGCTCTCCTTTAGAAAGTTCACGATTCTGCAG GGAAGAATTGAGTGCAACTCCTTGGACAGTGAAGGCTTGTCGGAAGGAAGGACTGACTGCACTATTGACAAGCCAATTTTCAAGACCAACACCAAG GCTTTCTTCATCATCTCCTATGGGATTGAAACCAATAGTCAACttgacaaaatgatttttatcacTGCAAATGCAACCAG TGGGAACAACGAGCACTCAGTGTCAAGCGAACTCTACAAACAGAAATCAATTCCTGTGAAGTACAgcatttttgttacatttgaaaG TACTCTCAGCTACAACAATTTCACTTTCGGGAAGGATGATTTGGAGAAACCAGTCCAACAATCAATTGTG GTCACAAATGATATCAGAACACTGAATTTCACTGTGGTGATCAGGGTGCCAGTAAAGCTCGGTGATAAAGACATCTGGGCGGATTCAAGCAGTTTGCAG TTTCCAGACTGccaaagagacaaagatgaagaaCCACTGGTCAAAGATTTTGTTGCTcagatacagaaaaataaattagtG GACTGCTCTGTAGCCCAGTGCAGAGTGTTCAAGTGCAATATGTTCATGGGAAGACTGGAGAGGAAAACTCTCAAAATCTCTGCCAACCTTAGCTCACGATGGATACAGCAG ATTGGACTTAAATCTGCCAAGTATCTCTTGACCAGCACTGCCAGTCTGGAGTACGACAGAAACCAGTACATCTTCTTTTCAACAGGGTCTAATAACAACCCACCCATTCGCAAG ATTGAGGCAGAGGTGGAAGTGTATTCTGAACCAGACTTCACCAAAGAGATTGTTGGAGGATCCCTGGGAGGGTTGGCTCTACTGGCTTTACTGACCGCAGGCCTGTATAAG GCTGGATTCTTCAAGAGTAAATACAACGACATGATCAATGCTGATGAAGCAGATCCAGGGGATGATGGTGAACCCGAACAAACACCAGAAGCATAA